A stretch of Buteo buteo chromosome 9, bButBut1.hap1.1, whole genome shotgun sequence DNA encodes these proteins:
- the SC5D gene encoding lathosterol oxidase — MDLVLDAADRHLLTPYVYPTGWPEGEPCRQLLSLFVITNLGALTLYLLFGTLSYYFIFDHELQKHPQFLENQVRREITYALRSLPWISVPTVALFFAEVRGYSKLYDNIEDSPYGWSGVFLSMLSFLLFTDMGIYWIHRALHHKLLYKRFHKPHHLWKIATPFASHAFHPVDGFMQSLPYHVYPFLFPLHKVTYLGLYIFVNVWTISIHDGDYRVPRLLRHVINGSAHHTDHHLYFDYNYGQYFTLWDKIGGSYKSPTAFEGKGPHDYLRKLREKGPGASNGPPAAKTE, encoded by the exons ATGGATCTGGTCCTGGACGCCGCCGACCGGCACCTCCTCACGCCCTACGTGTACCCCACCGGCTGGCCCGAAGGCGAGCCCTGCCGCCAGCTCCTCAGCCTCTTTGTCATCACCAACCTGGGGGCACTCACCCTCTACCTGCTCTTCGGCACCCTCAGCTACTACTTCATCTTTGACCATGAACTCCAGAAACATCCCCAGTTCCTAGAG AACCAGGTGCGTCGGGAGATCACCTACGCGCTGCGCTCCCTCCCCTGGATCAGTGTGCCCACCGTCGCCCTGTTCTTCGCCGAGGTGCGGGGCTACAGCAAGCTGTACGACAACATTGAGGACTCCCCATACG GCTGGTCAGGCGTCTTCCTCAGCATgctgtccttcctcctcttcaccGACATGGGCATCTACTGGATACACCGCGCTCTCCACCACAAACTGCTCTATAAG CGATTCCACAAGCCCCACCACCTCTGGAAGATCGCGACGCCCTTCGCCAGCCATGCCTTCCACCCTGTCGACGGCTTCATGCAGAGCCTGCCCTACCATGTCTAccccttcctctttcccctgcaCAAAGTCACCTACTTGGGCCTCTACATCTTCGTCAATGTCTGGACCATCTCCATTCACGACGGCGACTACCGCGTCCCCCGCCTCCTGCGGCACGTCATCAACGGCTCAGCCCACCACACCGACCATCACTTGTACTTCGACTACAACTATGGGCAGTATTTCACCCTCTGGGACAAGATTGGCGGCTCCTACAAGAGCCCCACGGCCTTCGAGGGCAAAGGCCCCCACGACTACTTGCGCAAGCTCCGAGAGAAAGGCCCGGGGGCATCCAACGGCCCCCCGGCTGCCAAGACCGAGTAG